The following DNA comes from Solanum stenotomum isolate F172 chromosome 11, ASM1918654v1, whole genome shotgun sequence.
ttatttataaaattaatttttaatgtataaaCGTCTTGATACTTGTCAACTATTCTTTTAGCTAAGCTAAACGGGGTACATGTAAGGGTGGAGGTAACTTTAGTCCAAACGTTGTATATTTGTTAAGAAATCcactgaatatgtatatatagtaaacTTCAAATTATGAATCTGACTCTGACGTCATGTACGTGTTAGGTATACCTGATAACCATTATGTTTGATGAGTTCCTTTATTCTATCAACAATGTATAAATACCCTTTGTCATCAAAATAACAAAGATCACCAGTTTTGAGCCATCCATCTTTAGTGATTGTTGCACTAGTTGCTTCTTCATTTCCAAAATATTCTTTCATAATTCCTGGACCTTTCAACCACAATTCACCTTCTTTAAATGGCGGCGACGCCTCCCCTGTTTCATGATTAATTACCTTCGCAGAGAAGCCCGGAAACAACACTCCTACCGAGGATGGACGGGCTTTTGCCTCTTCGTAGTTCACAAAAAATGTTGCTGCACCCGTTGTCTCGGTTAGGCCATAGCCTTGCTTGAGTTCCACCCAAGGGAACTTCTCTCGGAACGCATCAGCTACCTGTTCAGACCAGTGGTTGAATCAGGATTTTTACTAAATAGATTCAAAATAGAGCAAAAAATAAACACATGAGATGTCAAAGGGAATTCAACCTCTACAATTTGTACATAAAAAATCAATTGTGACCTTATAGTCTATCGTAAAAAAATTCACCAACAAGGTGAAAGTTTAGATATATAGTCAACCAATTGAGGATTTGTTTTTGACAAAAAGCTGCTAAACACTCTATCTAGTGGCATGAATTCAcgagaataaaataattcagCGAAGCGACCCTATCTCCGCCCTTTGCTAAGACATGATATAATTTAGGGCTAGAAAGTATGTCCTCGCTAACACCTTGAGCTATCAAATAAAGCAGTCAACACAATtcaacttggtatcagagcaatcAAGAAGTTTAGGATTCAACTACTTTTCCACATGTTTGACTCATGAAAAGATAATCAGGCTTAAACGTCAACTCTTGTGATCAAATATAACTTAATTGTAAAAAGTGTATTCTCTCTAACAACTTTAAATACGTGATCGTACAATTCAACAATACCTCTTTGCTTAGTGGTGCGGCCCCCGAGGTAACGCTTCGCAATGATGATAAATCATAGTAACTACCTTTATTATACTTAACTAGTCCAAGAATCACTGGTGGAACTGCTGGAATGTGACTAATTTTATGTGTCTGAATTGCTTCCAACATACCTTGTAAATCAAATTTTTGCATCAAAACTGTTGTTACACCCGAACAAAATAACCCGAGCCCGAAAAATGCTAGACCGTAAACATGAAACATCGGTACAAAACAGAGGAAAACATCGTCCTGAGACGACGTTGCCTCAACATAGTACTTAAGAAGTTTCATAATCGCAACAAAATTTGCATGTGTTATTACGACACCTTTGCTAACACCAGTAGTTCCTGAAGAGTATAGTATTGCTGCTGTGTCCAAAGGCATTGGACGTTGTTTAGGTAACTCTAAAGGGTCACAATTTTCAATCAACTCTTGTACTGAAATCGAATTTTCATCGTTGGATCGCGTTGTGAGAAGCGTAGGTACGCCTGTGTGGACTAATTTATGAGCTTCTTCAGGTGCAGCAATGGCTAATTTTGCGCGCGATAGACGTACTTGTTTGCCAATTTCTGATTCAGTGTTGAGTGGATTTGCAGGGGATAAAATTGCACCTATTGAAAGTATAGCTAGACAAATAGTTGGgtatattattgaatttgaCGATAGCACGAAAATTACATCGCCTTTTCGCACACCTAACGCGTGATATAAACCCGTTGCAAGTGATAAAATGGACCTGTTGAGTTGTGTGTAGGTTATTTTTTGGTTGGTAGAAGAGTCAATTAGTGCAATTTGTGACATTGATTGTGCAGGGGATGGAAATTGTGACAATACAAATTTGGCTGTGTCAAGGTTAGAATAGTCATTGGACATTTTGTGTTGTTCATTAAGTTGGAGGACTGAATGGTAAATTCCCGTCTCGGGATCGTAGCCGTTTTTTCGATCGAACCATGGTTCATGATAAGAGGATTGCTCATCTTCGCCTGTGGATATTAATTCTCCTTCACTTGACATGTTTAGGAAAAATTATGtctattttgtttttgtgtgtgtgttagTTTAAGCAAAATATTGAATCTAAATAAATAAGGTTTTGAACACTATGTTTAAATATTGAAATCATCgattaattgtttattttaatttttatgtgaCTCTGTCAGCTAAGCTTTAGTCGGCAAAAACTAGGGGACCAAGTCATTATTCTTAGGAGCAATCGAATAATTATTTGTCTCATTTTGATTcgatacaaaattcaaaaaagtaaaaaaaaaaaaagttaatcaaattttgtgattttaaaattaaagtacaTAAATtgtgttaaaaattaaaaataaaaaaattctaaaaaggaaaagatacGTTATTTGAAAACAGATTAAATTAAAAGGTAAAACAAACAAAGTGAAACGGAGAAAATATTGCTTTGTAATGTGAGTGACATGACATTATGTTATTGTATAATATGTAATATACTAATATAAGGTATATAccaagaatttttattttatgcatGAACAGTGTAAAGAAGTTTAACTAATCAGATTATTCGTTTTCTATATCAAACCTGATAGTAATttcgaaaaataatcaataatatgttaaaaccggttaattatattaatagtgtacaaattctttttatcgtatataacttaaactcttaTATCAATTCCTTTCTATGACACATTCAAACAAGAGAAAATAAGGAAGGAAGACAATCAGTGTGAAATGTTATTTATGAAACCTATTTTTTTACTCTTTCATAGacgtaatttttatttttttatgtttaagaaatttattttcttgagaaaatatttttcaaaatatttagaccaatcaaaaaataataatatatttttctcccTACCAATTACCAAACATATACTGTGATGCCATGACTTCTCAGGTATATAATCTTTTCAGATCTCTTAGGTGTAAAAATGAAGATCtcttatatgtaaaaataaagaTCTCTAataaaaaaagtcataaaattaaaaaaattaattttttttttgaatgaataCGTAGATAAATGTTTAAAATATGTAATCAATTCAAATATATGTGAATAAATTACATTTTGTAATTGTGGAGTGATTTGATTTTTCTACACAAGGGAATATGTTTCCAcaaaaaactttgaaaattctctaataacaaaaggaaaaagttGCCTCGCTTGACTTAAATACAAGAATTAACATATATTTGTAAAatactctttaattttattttccagGTTATGATATCaggtttattataaaaatttatcaattattataaaaaaatctgGCTCGACACGGAAGGGATCCATATAGCTATTGTATCTATCCCGACGAACAAATGCAATGCATGAAAGACTTATGAAAAGACACTACTaaataattactattaattttttcactgaaaattatttagttgttattctacatatattttgattgaattagtaagaaaaaaaaagaagagaaaatgaccaaaatgtttttttttttgaaacctcgggATAACCCGCAATCGCTATAATCTTTGCCATAGTCTCTATCATTCAGGTGAGCATTTTATGTGCACCGGGTAAACCCTAATTGTGTAATAACCTGCAAACCGCACTAGACAAGCCCTATGAAATATGCTCAActcaaaatggtccttaatgtatgacAAATGTGTTCTCTTTGAtccttaataaatatttttacttaagaagtgaaatttttttatcttaagAGTGTCTTACAAAcacgtttttgtataaagtcaAGTAAGGCAACTGGAAAAGATTAGAAGCTGAATTGTCagagttttaattttattagagaattttcaaagttttttgTGGATACAAATTAGCAAgggttgaaaaaataaatcactAATAGTGAAATGATTTCATAAATCACTAATATGTATTGTTAGttcaattacaatatttttttggcGTGATGAGTGATGTTTAAATAGAAGattattacttaaattttattgtatttatcGTTAAATTCATAAAGACAAAAAGTTTCATTGTGTAACGATCGATTTGGTGTGATTGCATCGTTACCTTAATTTTTGTCTTCTCATTTcgtctttacttattatttaattaataattctaTTGTATCATTTAATCTACCTTTCTACTGTAACTCTATCATGTAACTTATTTTTCTCGTAGGTTTATTCTTCAAACTGTTGATGTGATCTGACATTATTGTATGACGATATTATGGAGAGCGATATAATCTActcaaatattgtatttattaaaataa
Coding sequences within:
- the LOC125845607 gene encoding probable CoA ligase CCL5, with the translated sequence MSSEGELISTGEDEQSSYHEPWFDRKNGYDPETGIYHSVLQLNEQHKMSNDYSNLDTAKFVLSQFPSPAQSMSQIALIDSSTNQKITYTQLNRSILSLATGLYHALGVRKGDVIFVLSSNSIIYPTICLAILSIGAILSPANPLNTESEIGKQVRLSRAKLAIAAPEEAHKLVHTGVPTLLTTRSNDENSISVQELIENCDPLELPKQRPMPLDTAAILYSSGTTGVSKGVVITHANFVAIMKLLKYYVEATSSQDDVFLCFVPMFHVYGLAFFGLGLFCSGVTTVLMQKFDLQGMLEAIQTHKISHIPAVPPVILGLVKYNKGSYYDLSSLRSVTSGAAPLSKEVADAFREKFPWVELKQGYGLTETTGAATFFVNYEEAKARPSSVGVLFPGFSAKVINHETGEASPPFKEGELWLKGPGIMKEYFGNEEATSATITKDGWLKTGDLCYFDDKGYLYIVDRIKELIKHNGYQVAPAELEAILLSHHEILDAAVVPLEDEEAGQIPLAYVVRAANSGLTQDQVIQFVSSQVAPYKKVRRVNFINAIPRSAAGKILRKELVLQSNMPILSKL